A genomic stretch from Microbacterium proteolyticum includes:
- a CDS encoding mechanosensitive ion channel family protein: protein MSVLAEATPTPTPTPAPTDITSLDTWAWFGGKLLDFGGTMLQVLGIIIGVAVAAWILRVVIRRVVDRIVNGAKVKARVDDTQALDRSPLSAVRLVQRTRTLGTILQNIVNVVLVIVSLVWIAGIVAPDALASLTLLTAAVGAGLGFGAQNIVKDVLNGIFIVAEDQIGIGDVVDLGLATGIVEFVSVRITHVRDVNGTLWYVRNGEITRIGNMSQGWSRVIIDLAVPVDADLDEVEKAMLAAAKNMAKENKWRSRIIEQPEIWGLESIGGDALVIRLVMKTRSSAKDDVARELRARLKRAIDELGISLPHLNSIVLTGAEGAQSVRGAHPPKTKETPVAADAARPVWKPRRRSKPLASATPADEGESEPRKKTVRDAAPTTTVDLPAGGTPKPTPPAVRADEEGTT, encoded by the coding sequence ATGTCAGTTCTCGCCGAAGCCACCCCCACCCCGACACCGACCCCCGCGCCCACCGATATCACGAGCCTGGACACCTGGGCCTGGTTCGGGGGCAAGCTGCTCGACTTCGGCGGCACGATGCTGCAGGTCCTCGGGATCATCATCGGTGTCGCCGTCGCCGCGTGGATCCTGCGCGTCGTCATCCGCCGCGTCGTCGACCGCATCGTGAACGGCGCCAAGGTCAAGGCCCGCGTCGACGACACGCAGGCTCTCGATCGGTCGCCTCTCAGCGCCGTCCGTCTCGTGCAACGCACACGCACGCTCGGCACGATCCTGCAGAACATCGTCAACGTCGTCCTGGTGATCGTCTCGCTCGTGTGGATCGCGGGTATCGTCGCGCCCGACGCGCTGGCATCGCTCACCCTCCTCACCGCTGCCGTCGGCGCCGGTCTCGGCTTCGGCGCGCAGAACATCGTCAAAGACGTCCTGAACGGCATCTTCATCGTCGCCGAAGACCAGATCGGCATCGGCGACGTCGTCGACCTCGGTCTTGCCACCGGCATCGTGGAGTTCGTCAGCGTCCGCATCACCCACGTACGCGACGTCAACGGCACGCTCTGGTACGTGCGCAACGGCGAGATCACCCGCATCGGCAACATGTCGCAGGGCTGGTCGCGCGTCATCATCGACCTCGCCGTCCCGGTGGACGCCGACCTCGACGAGGTCGAGAAGGCCATGCTGGCCGCCGCGAAGAACATGGCCAAAGAGAACAAGTGGCGCTCGCGCATCATCGAACAGCCCGAGATCTGGGGCCTGGAATCGATCGGCGGCGACGCGCTCGTCATCCGCCTCGTCATGAAGACGCGCTCGAGCGCGAAGGACGACGTCGCGCGTGAGCTGCGTGCCCGTCTCAAGCGCGCGATCGACGAGCTGGGGATCTCTCTGCCGCACCTCAACTCCATCGTGCTGACCGGGGCCGAGGGCGCACAGAGCGTCCGCGGTGCGCATCCGCCGAAGACGAAGGAGACTCCGGTCGCTGCGGATGCCGCCCGCCCGGTGTGGAAGCCCCGCCGGCGCAGCAAGCCTCTCGCCTCCGCCACGCCCGCAGACGAGGGCGAGTCCGAACCGCGGAAGAAGACCGTCCGCGACGCGGCGCCCACCACGACGGTCGATCTCCCCGCGGGCGGCACGCCCAAGCCCACGCCTCCGGCCGTCCGCGCCGACGAGGAAGGCACGACATGA
- a CDS encoding globin, whose translation MTEPVSFYDQVGGMDTFRRLVDAFYRGVASDEVLKPMYPEEDLGPAAERLTLFLAQYWGGPTTYGETRGHPRLRMRHLPFHVDPDARDRWLRHMRAAVDEIALPPAFEATLWDYLERAAYAMVNTFEPRGIGPQQNGRPDTGLPVRAAE comes from the coding sequence ATGACCGAGCCCGTGAGTTTCTACGACCAGGTCGGGGGGATGGACACGTTCCGCCGACTCGTCGACGCGTTCTACCGCGGCGTCGCCTCCGACGAGGTGCTCAAGCCCATGTACCCCGAGGAGGACCTCGGACCCGCCGCCGAACGTCTCACCCTCTTTCTGGCGCAGTACTGGGGCGGGCCCACGACCTACGGCGAGACGCGCGGCCACCCGCGTCTGCGTATGCGTCATCTGCCGTTCCACGTCGACCCCGACGCCCGTGACCGCTGGCTGCGGCACATGCGGGCGGCGGTCGACGAGATCGCCCTTCCGCCCGCGTTCGAGGCAACGCTGTGGGACTACCTCGAGCGCGCCGCGTACGCCATGGTCAACACGTTCGAACCCCGCGGGATCGGTCCGCAGCAGAACGGCCGTCCCGACACCGGGCTCCCGGTGCGCGCGGCCGAGTGA
- a CDS encoding cation-transporting ATPase, which translates to MVSFSRLFVLASKAVDKASSSSPSRPAAGRGGSDWRDMVRSAADAVTGDRRSPSSPTPPAAAATPSRGRYAPPATPGTSTLSADDRAAIARYDYLLRTADPDRVEQMHREAFARLTPAQRAHVRERMDADLAPHERPRSDSADDLARTAARAEAARPGRMSTLLARAGRGGLIGAGVVGAGGLLAAVAGGAVVSAVAAPLLAQAGELGVDFAGLADGVDLEGLASGVDLASLAEGAAGDWASGAQDAVTGAGDHISGFGESLSNLDIPGFGDFLGR; encoded by the coding sequence GTGGTCTCGTTCTCCCGTCTGTTCGTTCTCGCTTCCAAGGCCGTCGACAAGGCGTCGTCCTCGTCTCCGTCGCGTCCCGCTGCCGGTCGCGGGGGCTCGGACTGGCGTGACATGGTGCGTTCCGCCGCCGACGCCGTGACCGGCGATCGTCGTTCTCCCTCGTCGCCGACACCGCCCGCCGCTGCGGCGACCCCGTCACGCGGCCGCTACGCGCCGCCCGCGACCCCCGGCACGTCGACCCTCTCCGCCGATGATCGCGCCGCGATCGCGCGATACGACTACCTGCTGCGCACCGCCGATCCCGACCGCGTGGAGCAGATGCACCGCGAGGCCTTCGCGCGCCTGACTCCCGCACAGCGCGCCCACGTGCGGGAGCGGATGGATGCCGACCTCGCACCGCACGAGCGCCCCCGCTCCGACAGCGCCGACGATCTCGCGCGGACGGCGGCGCGTGCGGAAGCCGCGCGCCCGGGGCGCATGTCGACGCTCCTGGCGCGCGCCGGGCGCGGCGGCCTCATCGGCGCGGGCGTCGTCGGGGCGGGCGGCCTCCTCGCTGCCGTCGCGGGCGGAGCCGTCGTGAGCGCCGTCGCCGCGCCCCTGCTGGCGCAGGCCGGCGAGCTGGGCGTCGACTTCGCGGGGCTCGCCGACGGCGTGGACCTGGAGGGCCTGGCATCCGGAGTCGACCTCGCCAGCCTCGCGGAGGGCGCCGCCGGCGATTGGGCAAGTGGCGCGCAGGATGCCGTCACCGGCGCAGGAGACCACATCAGCGGGTTCGGGGAGAGCCTGTCGAACCTCGACATCCCGGGCTTCGGCGACTTCCTCGGTCGCTGA
- a CDS encoding acyl-CoA thioesterase, translating into MADAPDPVASLLAVLDLRDAGARTTEDIFTGVSQPMPFGRVYGGQVLAQTIVAASRTLPPERTVHSMHGYFLRPGDPATGITFSVDRIHDGRSFSTRRTQAFQAGVPIFSMIASFQDEDPGLEHAEPMPDGIPQPEELPPFDPTGLHPLSRRMFSEQPVDVLHVPSPLYRSVEGPHVPRQAVWMRARRALPDDPAVHRAALAYLSDLTIQESILRAHGVAWSTAGLKVASLDHAMWWHRPARVDEWLLYVQESPNARGGRGLSTGRMYTRDGALVASVAQEVMVRVPRD; encoded by the coding sequence GTGGCCGACGCCCCCGACCCCGTGGCGTCGTTGCTCGCGGTTCTGGACCTGCGCGATGCCGGAGCCCGGACCACCGAGGACATCTTCACCGGCGTCTCGCAGCCCATGCCGTTCGGGCGCGTGTACGGCGGTCAGGTGCTCGCACAGACCATCGTCGCCGCATCGCGCACCCTGCCGCCGGAGCGCACCGTCCACTCGATGCATGGATACTTCCTGCGCCCCGGCGACCCTGCGACCGGCATCACGTTCTCGGTCGACCGGATCCACGACGGTCGCTCGTTCTCGACGCGCCGCACGCAGGCGTTCCAGGCGGGTGTACCGATCTTCTCGATGATCGCGTCCTTCCAGGACGAGGATCCCGGTCTCGAGCACGCGGAGCCCATGCCGGACGGCATCCCGCAACCGGAGGAGCTCCCGCCGTTCGACCCGACGGGCCTGCATCCCCTCAGCCGCCGGATGTTCTCGGAGCAGCCCGTCGACGTCCTCCACGTCCCGTCACCGCTCTACCGCTCCGTCGAGGGCCCCCACGTGCCACGTCAGGCCGTCTGGATGCGCGCGCGTCGCGCCCTGCCCGACGACCCCGCGGTGCACCGCGCCGCGCTGGCGTACCTCAGCGACCTCACGATCCAGGAGTCCATTCTGCGCGCGCACGGTGTGGCCTGGAGCACCGCGGGGCTCAAGGTCGCGAGCCTGGACCACGCGATGTGGTGGCACCGCCCCGCCCGCGTGGACGAGTGGCTGCTGTACGTGCAGGAGTCGCCGAACGCGCGCGGCGGCCGCGGCCTGTCGACCGGTCGGATGTACACGCGCGACGGCGCCCTCGTGGCCAGCGTGGCGCAGGAGGTCATGGTGCGCGTGCCGCGGGACTGA
- a CDS encoding acyl-CoA thioesterase, with protein MTETPATPDSGPASAGPERVHVPIQLRWGDLDALGHVNNTSMLKLLEEARLRAFWRSDDGGEALPTAVFDMSVLESGGARATLIARQEIEYLRPVPYSQRPLDVRLWIGAMGGSSADICFEVFSPAGDADPVLYARATVVVVLVDTASGRPIRWSAAERDAWAPVTGDPIDYRRRTTRA; from the coding sequence GTGACTGAGACGCCCGCGACGCCCGACTCGGGTCCGGCTTCGGCCGGGCCCGAGCGGGTGCACGTGCCGATCCAGCTCCGGTGGGGCGACCTCGACGCCCTCGGTCACGTCAACAACACCTCGATGCTGAAGCTCCTCGAAGAGGCGCGCCTCCGGGCTTTCTGGCGAAGCGACGACGGCGGGGAAGCACTGCCGACCGCCGTTTTCGACATGAGCGTGCTCGAGAGCGGCGGGGCGCGGGCGACGTTGATCGCCCGGCAGGAGATCGAGTACCTCCGCCCGGTGCCCTACAGCCAGCGTCCGCTCGACGTGCGCCTGTGGATCGGAGCGATGGGCGGATCGAGCGCCGACATCTGCTTCGAGGTGTTCAGCCCCGCCGGCGACGCGGACCCGGTGCTCTACGCCCGCGCAACGGTGGTGGTGGTCCTCGTCGACACCGCCAGCGGACGTCCGATCCGCTGGAGCGCGGCGGAACGCGATGCATGGGCGCCCGTCACGGGCGACCCGATCGACTATCGCCGCCGGACCACCCGGGCCTGA
- the ettA gene encoding energy-dependent translational throttle protein EttA, producing MAEYIYSMVRARKAVGDKLILDDVTMSFLPGAKIGMVGPNGAGKSTILKIMAGLDTPSNGEARLSPGFTVGILMQEPELDESKTVLENIQDGVAIKPKLDRFNEISALMADPDADFDALLAEMGTLQEEIDAADGWDLDSQLEQAMDALRTPPADASVVPLSGGERRRVALAKLLLQKPDLLLLDEPTNHLDAESVLWLEQHLKAYKGAVIAITHDRYFLDNVAEWIAEVDRGHLYPYEGNYSTYLDKKAQRLDVQGKKDAKLAKRLKEELEWVRSNAKGRQVKSKARLARYEEMAAEAERTRKLDFDEIQIPAGPRLGSIVIDAKKLEKRFGDRSLISNLSFNLPPNGIVGVIGPNGVGKTTLFKTIVGLEPLDGGTLKMGETVKISYVDQSRANIDPEKTLWEVVSDGLDIITVGKTEIPSRAYVSKFGFKGPDQQKKAGVLSGGERNRLNLALTLKEGGNLLLLDEPTNDLDVETLSSLENALLEFPGCAVVITHDRWFLDRIATHILAYEGTEEHPDQWHWFEGNFEAYEANKIERLGADAANPSRSTYRKLTRD from the coding sequence ATGGCCGAATATATCTACTCCATGGTCCGTGCCCGCAAGGCTGTGGGCGACAAGCTCATCCTCGACGACGTCACGATGTCGTTCCTCCCCGGCGCGAAGATCGGAATGGTCGGCCCGAACGGCGCCGGTAAGTCGACGATCCTCAAGATCATGGCCGGGCTCGACACCCCGTCCAACGGAGAGGCGCGACTGAGCCCGGGCTTCACCGTCGGCATCCTGATGCAGGAGCCCGAACTCGACGAGAGCAAGACCGTTCTGGAGAACATCCAGGACGGTGTGGCCATCAAGCCCAAGCTCGACCGCTTCAACGAGATCTCGGCCCTCATGGCCGACCCCGACGCCGACTTCGATGCACTGCTGGCCGAGATGGGCACGCTGCAGGAAGAGATCGACGCCGCCGACGGTTGGGACCTCGACTCCCAGCTCGAGCAGGCGATGGATGCCCTCCGCACCCCGCCCGCCGACGCGTCTGTCGTCCCCCTCTCGGGTGGTGAGCGCCGCCGCGTCGCCCTCGCGAAGCTTCTGCTGCAGAAGCCCGATCTGCTCCTCCTCGACGAGCCCACCAACCACCTCGACGCCGAGAGCGTCCTGTGGCTCGAGCAGCACCTCAAGGCGTACAAGGGCGCGGTCATCGCCATCACGCACGACCGGTACTTCCTCGACAACGTCGCGGAGTGGATCGCCGAGGTCGACCGCGGTCACCTGTACCCCTACGAGGGCAACTACTCCACCTATCTCGACAAGAAGGCGCAGCGCCTCGACGTGCAGGGCAAGAAGGATGCCAAGCTCGCCAAGCGCTTGAAGGAAGAGCTGGAGTGGGTCCGCTCCAACGCGAAGGGTCGCCAGGTCAAGTCGAAGGCCCGCCTCGCCCGTTACGAGGAGATGGCCGCCGAGGCCGAGCGCACGCGCAAGTTGGACTTCGATGAGATCCAGATCCCCGCGGGTCCGCGCCTGGGAAGCATCGTCATCGACGCCAAGAAGCTCGAGAAGCGCTTCGGCGACCGGTCGCTCATCAGCAACCTCAGCTTCAACCTCCCCCCGAACGGCATCGTCGGCGTCATCGGCCCCAACGGCGTCGGAAAGACCACGCTGTTCAAGACCATCGTGGGCCTCGAGCCCCTCGACGGGGGCACCCTCAAGATGGGCGAGACGGTCAAGATCAGCTACGTCGACCAGTCGCGCGCGAACATCGACCCCGAGAAGACGCTGTGGGAGGTCGTCTCCGACGGTCTCGACATCATCACGGTCGGCAAGACCGAGATCCCCTCGCGTGCCTACGTCTCGAAGTTCGGCTTCAAGGGTCCCGACCAGCAGAAGAAGGCGGGCGTGCTCTCCGGTGGCGAGCGCAACCGTCTGAACCTCGCGCTGACGCTGAAAGAGGGCGGCAACCTCCTGCTCCTCGACGAGCCGACCAACGACCTCGATGTCGAGACCCTGAGCTCGCTCGAGAACGCTCTGCTGGAGTTCCCGGGCTGCGCCGTCGTCATCACGCACGACCGGTGGTTCCTCGACCGCATCGCCACGCACATCCTCGCCTACGAGGGCACCGAGGAGCACCCCGACCAGTGGCACTGGTTCGAGGGCAACTTCGAAGCGTACGAGGCCAACAAGATCGAGCGCCTCGGGGCGGATGCCGCGAACCCCTCGCGCTCCACGTACCGCAAGCTCACGCGTGACTGA
- a CDS encoding DUF6993 domain-containing protein, producing the protein MSRSLGRPLAALTLVAVLALVGCTVEQPAPAPSGASGTTATTAAPSTTAATAAPVAFVPGGTAQQNLAFFTQVVTSVWGGPDQVAGRAYVDALTAAGFDKSAMQVTPDQSTIGNAAESIEFSVRLGDDCLVGQVGPSIGNPVTTVLPGLASGGCLIGQTRAIDW; encoded by the coding sequence GTGTCTCGCTCCCTCGGTCGTCCCCTCGCCGCCCTGACCCTCGTGGCCGTATTGGCTCTCGTCGGCTGTACCGTCGAGCAGCCCGCCCCCGCCCCCAGCGGCGCCTCCGGAACGACGGCGACCACGGCGGCCCCCTCGACAACGGCGGCGACGGCGGCACCGGTGGCGTTCGTCCCCGGCGGCACCGCGCAGCAGAACCTCGCGTTCTTCACCCAGGTGGTGACGTCCGTGTGGGGAGGACCGGATCAGGTCGCCGGACGCGCCTACGTCGACGCCCTGACGGCTGCCGGCTTCGACAAGAGCGCCATGCAGGTCACCCCCGATCAGTCGACGATCGGCAATGCCGCGGAGAGCATCGAATTCTCGGTCCGCCTCGGCGACGACTGCCTGGTCGGTCAGGTGGGGCCCTCCATCGGCAACCCCGTCACCACGGTGCTCCCCGGACTCGCGTCCGGCGGATGCCTGATCGGGCAGACGCGCGCCATCGACTGGTGA
- a CDS encoding single-stranded DNA-binding protein → MSDHITLVGNIVGDLEQRATRGGGSVAAFRLAVGERRLDRERGEWVDAHTNYYSVSVFGELGANALRSLRKGERVVLSGRLRLREWETETKRGVSADVVADAIGHDLRWGTTRFERTPKPSASADPAPSAALPGGGSSEAEWSVPGTSGEPIGVPAAVGAGASGESGPTDDATPF, encoded by the coding sequence ATGAGCGATCACATCACCCTCGTCGGCAACATCGTCGGTGACCTCGAGCAGCGGGCGACCCGCGGCGGCGGGTCCGTCGCGGCATTCCGGCTCGCCGTCGGCGAACGAAGGCTCGACCGGGAGCGCGGCGAGTGGGTCGATGCGCATACCAACTACTACTCGGTCTCGGTGTTCGGCGAGTTGGGCGCCAATGCCCTCCGCTCCCTCCGCAAGGGCGAGCGCGTCGTGCTCAGTGGGCGCCTGCGCCTGCGCGAATGGGAGACCGAGACCAAGCGCGGCGTGAGTGCCGACGTCGTCGCCGACGCCATCGGACACGACCTGCGCTGGGGTACCACCCGCTTCGAGCGCACCCCCAAACCGTCCGCGTCCGCCGATCCGGCGCCCTCTGCCGCGCTGCCCGGAGGGGGCTCGAGCGAAGCGGAATGGTCGGTGCCCGGAACGTCCGGAGAGCCGATCGGCGTCCCGGCCGCCGTCGGGGCCGGCGCGAGCGGGGAGTCGGGCCCGACGGACGACGCCACACCGTTCTGA
- the yczR gene encoding MocR-like transcription factor YczR produces the protein MDSRISARALTSALGGWRGSGPAYEALADGVRLLCLDNRLAPSTALPAERELAATLGLSRTTVAAAYRSLRESGHIESLRGSGSVTLPLRRSSPAVQDRDGAAIDLQQASPAAWPGLPGIIAEVAQDAPALVARIGYDVVGDSALRAAIAEHYDARGLPTSPEQILVTTGAQSAIHLIASVLLGRADRVMLETPTYPHAADAFRRAGARLIGVPVDSVSGWDLERAAQSFARALPTLAYLMPDFHNPTGRTMTPGEVSAFVTAAQSAGTLLVLDETTAQLDIDREAGPAPFPDDERILRVASLGKTVWGGLRVGWVRAAPDLVRRLASGRPVNDLGTPEIEQAIALRLVPRLDEIARQRGDLLRAGRDALSAALRRTLPEWEVPDVNGGVSLWVGLGEPLSTPLVMNARARGLALSAGSRFAVEGGHDRRLRVPFTAPPATLERAVEVLHAAWADVRGGRTSPVREEFATVV, from the coding sequence ATGGACTCTCGCATCTCCGCTCGCGCCCTGACGTCCGCACTCGGAGGGTGGCGGGGGAGCGGTCCCGCCTATGAGGCTCTCGCGGACGGCGTCAGGCTGTTGTGCCTCGACAACCGCCTCGCCCCCTCGACGGCCCTTCCCGCGGAGCGCGAGCTCGCGGCGACGCTCGGGCTCAGCCGCACCACCGTGGCCGCGGCCTACCGGAGTCTGCGTGAAAGCGGCCATATCGAGAGCCTGCGGGGAAGCGGCAGTGTGACGCTCCCGCTGCGCAGGAGCAGCCCGGCCGTGCAGGACCGGGATGGGGCCGCCATCGACCTGCAGCAGGCAAGCCCGGCCGCGTGGCCGGGTCTGCCCGGGATCATCGCCGAGGTCGCACAGGATGCTCCGGCGCTCGTCGCCCGGATCGGATACGACGTCGTGGGTGACTCCGCCTTGCGGGCCGCCATCGCGGAGCATTACGACGCACGCGGTCTCCCCACCTCGCCCGAGCAGATCCTGGTCACGACCGGCGCGCAGAGCGCCATCCACCTGATCGCTTCGGTGCTGCTCGGGCGCGCCGACCGGGTGATGCTCGAGACACCCACCTACCCCCACGCCGCCGACGCGTTCCGCCGCGCCGGCGCCCGGCTGATCGGCGTGCCCGTCGATTCCGTCAGCGGGTGGGACCTCGAGCGCGCGGCCCAGAGCTTCGCTCGGGCGCTGCCGACGCTCGCCTATCTGATGCCCGACTTCCACAATCCGACGGGCCGCACGATGACCCCGGGCGAGGTTTCGGCCTTCGTCACGGCGGCGCAGTCGGCCGGCACCCTCCTCGTTCTCGATGAGACGACCGCGCAGTTGGACATCGACCGCGAGGCCGGCCCCGCGCCGTTCCCCGACGACGAGCGCATCCTCCGCGTGGCCTCGCTCGGAAAGACGGTCTGGGGCGGGCTGCGCGTGGGGTGGGTCCGTGCAGCCCCCGACCTCGTGCGGCGTCTGGCGAGTGGTCGCCCCGTGAACGACCTCGGTACACCCGAGATCGAGCAGGCCATCGCCTTGCGACTCGTCCCCCGACTCGACGAGATCGCCCGGCAGCGGGGCGACCTTCTGCGCGCGGGCCGCGACGCCTTGTCGGCGGCGCTGCGCCGGACGCTGCCGGAGTGGGAGGTGCCGGACGTCAACGGCGGGGTGTCGCTGTGGGTGGGCCTGGGCGAACCGCTCAGCACACCTCTGGTCATGAACGCGCGCGCACGCGGGTTGGCGCTGTCCGCGGGCTCGCGCTTCGCCGTCGAAGGCGGACACGACCGGCGTCTGCGCGTGCCGTTCACGGCACCCCCGGCCACGCTCGAACGGGCCGTGGAGGTGCTGCATGCGGCGTGGGCCGACGTGCGAGGTGGGCGCACCAGCCCCGTCCGCGAGGAATTCGCGACGGTCGTGTAA
- the yczE gene encoding membrane protein YczE codes for MLLRTSRLLIGLVLYGFGCALTVAAGLGVDPWTVFAQGLSRVTGVGIGWITNVVGLAVLLLWIPLRQKPGLGTIANILLVGTSMQVALAVLPHPDQLWLQALLLVAGVVVVAAASGLYIGARFGPGPRDGLMTGLNGRFGWPIWACRLLVEGSVLILGWILGGTVGVGTVVFAVGIGPLVHVALRLFTSTQPTSRPRRLARA; via the coding sequence ATGCTGCTTCGGACCTCCCGCCTCTTGATCGGCCTCGTGCTGTACGGCTTCGGCTGCGCCCTGACCGTCGCGGCCGGCCTCGGGGTCGACCCGTGGACCGTGTTCGCTCAGGGTCTCTCGCGTGTCACCGGAGTGGGCATCGGGTGGATCACGAACGTCGTGGGGCTCGCCGTTCTGCTGCTGTGGATTCCCCTCCGCCAGAAGCCCGGCCTCGGCACGATCGCCAACATCCTCCTGGTCGGCACGAGCATGCAGGTCGCCCTCGCGGTGCTCCCCCACCCCGATCAGCTGTGGCTTCAGGCCCTGTTACTGGTCGCGGGCGTCGTCGTCGTCGCGGCGGCATCCGGGCTGTACATCGGAGCCCGGTTCGGACCCGGGCCGCGGGATGGGCTCATGACAGGTCTGAACGGGCGCTTCGGGTGGCCGATCTGGGCCTGTCGACTGCTCGTCGAGGGGTCGGTGCTCATCCTGGGGTGGATCCTCGGCGGCACCGTCGGGGTCGGTACGGTCGTGTTCGCCGTCGGCATCGGACCCCTGGTCCATGTCGCGTTGCGTCTGTTCACCTCCACCCAGCCCACCTCGCGCCCCCGCCGCCTCGCGCGGGCGTGA
- a CDS encoding methyltransferase, whose amino-acid sequence MSETVTKRLWVAYGPNGVVGKIQKDAEGYAVHMAGKPEPLGVYPSMEIAKNAVHSHLKPGSDRPQFREH is encoded by the coding sequence ATGTCGGAAACCGTGACCAAGCGACTCTGGGTGGCGTACGGGCCCAACGGGGTCGTGGGCAAGATCCAGAAGGATGCCGAAGGCTACGCCGTGCACATGGCGGGCAAGCCCGAGCCGCTGGGCGTCTACCCCTCGATGGAGATCGCCAAGAACGCGGTTCACTCCCACCTCAAGCCCGGGAGCGACCGCCCGCAGTTCCGCGAGCACTGA
- the orn gene encoding oligoribonuclease, giving the protein MVNASENDRLVWIDCEMTGLDLAVDELVEIAVVITDFELNVLDPGFQIVIKPDDSALANMGEFVTEMHRSSGLLDEIPNGVSLADAEFQALEYIQRFAPVEGKAPLAGNTIGTDRMFLAKYMPRVDRWLHYRNVDVSSIKELSRRWYPRAYFQAPAKNGGHRALADIRESIRELAYYRAAVFVPQPGPTSEEAKAVSTAAVSSFTLDV; this is encoded by the coding sequence ATGGTAAACGCCTCCGAAAACGACCGACTCGTCTGGATCGATTGCGAGATGACGGGACTGGACCTCGCCGTCGACGAGCTGGTCGAGATCGCGGTCGTCATCACCGATTTCGAGCTGAACGTGCTCGACCCCGGATTCCAGATCGTCATCAAGCCCGACGATTCAGCGCTGGCGAATATGGGCGAATTCGTGACCGAGATGCACCGCTCGTCCGGCCTGCTCGACGAGATTCCGAACGGCGTCAGCCTCGCGGACGCCGAGTTCCAGGCGCTCGAGTACATTCAGCGTTTCGCCCCTGTCGAGGGGAAGGCGCCGCTCGCCGGCAACACGATCGGCACCGACCGGATGTTCCTGGCGAAGTACATGCCGCGCGTCGACCGGTGGCTGCACTACCGCAACGTCGACGTCTCGAGCATCAAGGAGCTGTCCCGTCGGTGGTACCCCCGCGCGTACTTTCAGGCGCCCGCCAAGAACGGCGGCCACCGTGCGCTCGCCGATATCCGCGAATCCATCCGCGAACTCGCCTACTACCGCGCCGCGGTGTTCGTCCCGCAGCCCGGCCCCACGAGCGAGGAGGCGAAGGCCGTCTCGACGGCGGCCGTGTCGTCGTTCACCCTCGACGTATGA
- a CDS encoding metallopeptidase family protein, producing the protein MIDGLDNVVFVVEDRPEDGSLDLLGLYDGWALTERDRYGVGELPDRIIVYREPHLAACADEDELRDEIHTTLVHEIAHFYGIDDERLHELGWA; encoded by the coding sequence ATGATCGACGGGCTCGACAACGTCGTCTTCGTCGTCGAAGACCGCCCGGAAGACGGCTCGCTCGACCTGCTGGGCCTCTACGACGGCTGGGCCCTCACCGAACGCGATCGATACGGCGTCGGCGAACTGCCGGATCGGATCATCGTGTATCGCGAGCCGCATCTCGCCGCCTGCGCCGACGAAGACGAACTGCGCGACGAGATCCACACGACGTTGGTTCACGAGATCGCCCACTTCTACGGCATCGACGACGAACGTCTGCACGAACTCGGGTGGGCATGA
- the clpS gene encoding ATP-dependent Clp protease adapter ClpS, with the protein MGMMAGLAAPEVDSDIEHDLSRQSPSSWQTVVWNDPVNLMSYVTHVFRTYFGFDAATAHRLMLAVHHDGHAVVARGPREVMEAHTLAMHDFGLWATVRKEPS; encoded by the coding sequence GTGGGCATGATGGCCGGGCTCGCCGCGCCGGAGGTCGACTCCGATATCGAGCACGACCTGTCGCGACAATCCCCGTCGTCGTGGCAGACCGTCGTCTGGAACGATCCCGTCAACCTGATGAGCTACGTGACGCATGTCTTCCGCACCTACTTCGGTTTCGATGCCGCAACCGCCCACCGCCTGATGCTCGCCGTACACCACGACGGTCACGCCGTGGTCGCCCGCGGGCCGCGCGAGGTGATGGAAGCCCACACCCTGGCCATGCACGACTTCGGTCTGTGGGCCACCGTCCGGAAGGAGCCCTCGTGA